The following are encoded together in the Parabacteroides chongii genome:
- a CDS encoding helix-turn-helix transcriptional regulator codes for MNKDINRLKVVLAEKKRTNKWLAEQLGKDPGTVSKWCTNTMQPNLETLVEIAKVLEVDIKDLLWSIKTFN; via the coding sequence ATGAATAAAGATATAAATCGTTTGAAGGTGGTCTTAGCAGAAAAGAAACGCACCAATAAATGGCTGGCAGAACAGTTAGGAAAAGATCCGGGAACTGTTTCAAAATGGTGTACAAATACCATGCAACCAAACTTGGAAACATTAGTTGAAATTGCGAAAGTACTTGAAGTAGATATCAAAGACTTATTGTGGTCAATAAAAACATTTAATTAA
- a CDS encoding DUF2971 domain-containing protein has translation MNGDDRQLLAKVLERKDEKLREDWQEIQRIVDSCVFHYTNAGTLASMLNNTSKEKILMTFWASHISYMNDPEEIEYGVGKMWEVLPDVEKELSIPIGQRITELDRKELDELIWDRNIEENSLTNMYSVSFSKSFDSLPMWNMYGQNGSGVCLGFDLNELNDFLNSNNKEPLMKITYGVGEYIDSLQKADEEMNIWKEYVKHVYKTNMNFIVGNFKMETEVQENVDTKIALDNYMLLRAFVPSNIKNPAYKYEDEYRFCCREFNNKVNYRNRNGLLLPYIEVKLPLTALKLVAIGPTADKNRQMMSVAKLLKEKASDFKSLTFYSSEIPYRL, from the coding sequence ATGAACGGTGATGATAGACAGTTATTAGCGAAAGTGTTAGAAAGAAAAGATGAAAAATTACGAGAGGATTGGCAAGAAATCCAACGAATAGTAGATTCATGCGTTTTTCACTATACTAATGCAGGAACATTGGCTAGTATGCTTAATAATACATCAAAAGAAAAAATTCTTATGACATTTTGGGCTTCACATATTTCTTATATGAATGATCCAGAAGAAATAGAATATGGTGTTGGAAAAATGTGGGAAGTTTTACCCGATGTAGAAAAGGAATTGTCGATACCAATAGGGCAGAGAATCACAGAATTAGATAGGAAAGAATTAGATGAATTAATTTGGGATAGAAATATTGAGGAAAATAGTTTGACTAATATGTATTCTGTTTCTTTTTCAAAATCTTTTGATTCTTTGCCAATGTGGAATATGTATGGACAAAACGGCAGCGGTGTTTGTCTTGGTTTTGATTTAAATGAATTGAATGATTTCTTGAATTCAAATAATAAGGAACCACTAATGAAAATCACATATGGAGTGGGGGAATATATTGATAGTCTGCAAAAAGCAGATGAAGAAATGAACATATGGAAGGAGTACGTAAAACATGTATATAAAACAAATATGAATTTTATTGTTGGAAATTTTAAAATGGAAACAGAAGTTCAAGAGAATGTTGATACTAAAATTGCGCTTGATAATTATATGTTATTGCGAGCTTTTGTCCCAAGCAATATAAAGAACCCTGCTTATAAATATGAAGATGAATATAGGTTTTGTTGTAGAGAGTTTAATAATAAAGTTAATTATCGTAATCGAAATGGATTGCTATTGCCTTATATAGAGGTAAAATTACCCTTGACTGCGTTAAAGTTAGTAGCAATAGGGCCAACCGCAGATAAAAATAGGCAAATGATGTCGGTCGCAAAATTATTGAAAGAGAAAGCCTCAGACTTTAAGTCATTAACTTTTTATTCTTCAGAAATACCATATCGTCTTTGA
- a CDS encoding McrB family protein codes for MAYIDKKSLLAAYKVLSHNTSSPSSQGATQFISAIRYLFALDRFVLKGNKNCDTKEKEDRELFINYVGDIVSIDGSYYTSNFFTDIKNEKDYKVGSNFFSVNVVKESIANPTVLHDFPRRTKDAALFNVQNGVLSINRAFYKNIKKYVTNKDCKIALAIWLCRMYNFSVSKIGISEIKNNLSKYYSTELLNELLPTSSDFAEYVVKYGSLEMSQEKAIISPKEIFKMFDKEKDDDSNPQYYKYRDIITAIKTKPFILLAGISGTGKSRIVRELARACWDEDSTEYKAQKPKNFEMIQVKPNWHDSTELMGYVSRVSGSPIYVIGDFLRFITQAWENLDVPYFLCLDEMNLAPVEQYFAEFLSVIESRKSNEDGTITTDPILKKSTEDWYRVLTAELTEDNDALRTRFLEEGITIPQNLIVVGTVNMDETTFSFSRKVLDRAMTIEMNEVDLYAGLDSKYERIGKLNSDMLIGTAVEGVDVYADNEEVCNKVLTYLQAVNDVLNGTPFKIAYRTRNEFLLYVVNNLPYSKDENGNEFSEDEVIATALDEITSMKILSRIEGDDTKVKHSFLEKLITTIETQLLALTGEDKKIESVSIAKLKEMQVRLSSGYTSFWS; via the coding sequence ATGGCTTATATTGATAAAAAATCCCTATTGGCTGCTTATAAAGTATTGTCACACAATACAAGTAGTCCTTCGAGTCAAGGTGCTACTCAATTTATAAGTGCCATCAGATATTTATTTGCATTAGATCGTTTTGTCTTAAAAGGTAACAAGAATTGCGATACAAAAGAGAAAGAAGATAGAGAGCTATTTATTAATTATGTAGGAGATATTGTAAGTATAGACGGCTCTTATTATACATCGAACTTTTTCACAGATATAAAAAACGAAAAAGATTACAAAGTCGGAAGTAATTTCTTTTCAGTAAACGTTGTCAAAGAGTCTATTGCAAATCCTACGGTTTTACATGATTTTCCACGTAGAACTAAAGATGCGGCATTATTCAATGTTCAAAATGGAGTTTTGTCTATAAATAGAGCCTTTTATAAAAACATCAAGAAATATGTCACAAATAAAGATTGTAAAATAGCTCTTGCTATATGGCTGTGTAGAATGTATAATTTTAGTGTCTCAAAGATTGGGATTTCTGAAATTAAGAACAACTTGTCAAAATACTATTCTACTGAATTATTGAACGAACTATTGCCTACAAGTTCTGATTTCGCTGAATATGTTGTAAAATATGGGAGTTTGGAAATGTCCCAAGAAAAAGCAATAATTTCTCCTAAGGAAATTTTCAAAATGTTTGATAAAGAGAAAGATGACGATTCCAATCCTCAATACTACAAATATAGGGATATTATTACTGCCATCAAGACTAAGCCCTTTATTTTGCTTGCTGGTATTTCAGGAACAGGCAAGAGCCGCATCGTTCGTGAACTTGCTCGTGCATGTTGGGATGAAGATTCCACAGAATACAAAGCCCAAAAGCCTAAGAATTTTGAGATGATTCAAGTAAAACCTAATTGGCACGATTCGACCGAACTCATGGGATATGTTAGTCGTGTCAGTGGAAGCCCCATATATGTGATTGGCGATTTTTTAAGATTTATTACACAGGCTTGGGAAAACTTAGATGTACCTTATTTCCTTTGTCTGGATGAAATGAATCTTGCTCCTGTAGAACAATACTTTGCAGAATTTCTTAGCGTAATAGAATCTCGCAAAAGTAATGAAGATGGTACGATTACAACAGATCCCATCCTAAAGAAAAGTACGGAAGATTGGTATCGGGTATTGACCGCTGAACTGACAGAAGATAATGATGCATTAAGAACGCGTTTCTTGGAAGAAGGCATAACCATACCACAAAATCTAATCGTAGTTGGTACAGTAAATATGGATGAAACGACCTTTTCTTTTTCCCGAAAAGTACTTGACCGTGCCATGACCATAGAAATGAATGAAGTAGATTTGTATGCCGGATTGGACAGCAAATATGAACGCATTGGTAAGTTAAATAGTGATATGCTTATCGGCACAGCCGTAGAAGGAGTGGATGTCTATGCCGATAATGAGGAGGTTTGCAACAAGGTACTAACCTATTTGCAAGCAGTAAATGATGTCCTTAATGGTACACCGTTCAAGATTGCCTATCGTACAAGAAATGAATTTTTGCTTTATGTGGTAAACAACTTGCCATACAGTAAGGATGAAAACGGAAATGAGTTCAGTGAGGATGAAGTCATAGCAACTGCATTGGATGAAATAACAAGCATGAAAATATT
- a CDS encoding DNA cytosine methyltransferase has protein sequence MPKIIVSLFSGCGGLDLGFTGGFTFRGQNYDRLNTEILFANDFDQDAQSCYNANPLLTNDGVNCLLADIRDVNANEIPDFDILLAGFPCQPFSNAGKRQGVDDENGRGTLFEECHRIIAAKIEAGHRPQAFLFENVRGILSSHVANGNSVPEEIVRIMGDLGYDVSYKLVCASDYGVPQKRYRVLMVGIDRELNLGHFNFNLLETVVRENNIPSEHYGNIEELVLGRILQGVENLPDNDVWEYSPGTQQTVDLIGSCAHGIEGFQYFHDGYSHAHLPAICMEGRSWKDIPYEMLTPRFRNIYDNPKRYHAPKFFRRFAFGEICGTITASAQPDKCGITHPIENRRYSVRECARIQSFPDDYLFNAIPLAARYKVIGNAVPPILGWITATALLRFLPINE, from the coding sequence ATGCCTAAAATAATAGTATCTCTGTTTTCTGGATGTGGTGGTCTTGATTTAGGATTTACAGGAGGATTTACATTCAGAGGACAGAATTACGATAGATTAAATACTGAGATTTTGTTTGCTAATGATTTTGATCAAGACGCACAATCTTGTTATAATGCCAATCCATTATTAACAAATGATGGAGTTAACTGTCTTTTGGCCGATATTAGAGACGTTAATGCCAACGAAATACCAGATTTTGATATTCTTTTAGCAGGTTTCCCATGTCAACCATTTTCCAACGCAGGCAAAAGACAAGGGGTCGATGATGAAAATGGAAGAGGTACTCTATTTGAAGAATGCCATAGAATAATTGCAGCCAAAATTGAAGCAGGACATCGTCCTCAAGCCTTTTTATTTGAAAATGTTAGAGGCATTCTTTCATCTCACGTTGCAAATGGCAATAGCGTGCCTGAAGAAATAGTTAGAATTATGGGAGATTTGGGGTATGACGTATCATACAAATTAGTTTGCGCTTCTGACTACGGAGTCCCCCAAAAACGTTATCGTGTTCTAATGGTTGGAATAGATCGAGAATTGAATCTTGGGCATTTCAATTTCAACTTATTGGAGACAGTTGTTCGGGAAAACAATATACCATCCGAACATTATGGAAACATTGAGGAACTGGTATTAGGTAGGATATTACAAGGTGTGGAGAATTTACCTGATAATGATGTATGGGAATATAGTCCAGGGACACAACAAACAGTAGATTTAATCGGAAGTTGTGCTCATGGTATTGAAGGATTTCAATATTTTCATGATGGATATTCTCATGCTCATTTACCAGCAATTTGTATGGAAGGGAGATCATGGAAAGATATACCTTATGAAATGCTGACTCCACGATTTAGAAATATCTATGATAATCCGAAGCGTTACCATGCTCCAAAATTCTTCAGACGATTTGCTTTTGGAGAAATTTGTGGCACAATTACAGCTTCTGCACAACCTGACAAATGTGGAATCACACACCCTATTGAAAACAGGAGATATTCTGTTAGGGAATGCGCAAGAATTCAGTCATTTCCAGATGACTATTTGTTCAACGCAATACCTTTAGCTGCTAGATATAAAGTTATTGGCAATGCTGTTCCTCCAATACTTGGTTGGATTACAGCAACAGCTTTGTTAAGATTTCTTCCAATTAATGAATAA